The genomic stretch ACCACGCGCCCCAGACGCCGGTGCTGAAGGCCAGGATGAGACTGATGCCGGGACTGGCCAGCATCAGGAGCAGCTGCCAGCGCACACCAGCCCAGAAGAGCATCGCAAAGCACACGCCGATGAAGACGATGCCCGTGCCCAGGTCCGGCTGCTTCATCACGAGCAGCCACGGCACGCCCACCACCAGCAGCGGCTTCCAGAGATCGATGAGCGACGTGATGCTTTCGCGCTGCGCCGCGAGCACGCGCGCGAGCATGAGAATCGTGGCGAGCTTGGCCAACTCTGACGGTTGTCCGATGCGCACGCCACCGATGGCCAACCATCCCTTCACGCTCGCCGCCGTACCGGAGCCGGTGCCTACGAAGAGCACGAGCACGAGCATCGCACAGCTCACCGCATAGAGCGGCCACGCCGTCCATTCGATCAGCCGCACGGAGCCGCGCGTCACCACCCAGGTCGCTGCGAGGGCGACGCCAAAGAACGCGAGCTGCCGCTCCCAGGCGGTGGCGATGGTCCGGCTCGGCCCATCGATCTGGCCGGCGGAGAAGACCATGGCGATCCCGAAGCCGGTCAACAGCAGCGCGATGAGCAGCAACGGAAAGTCGATACTCTGGCGCCGCAGCACACTGATGTTGGCCATGCGTCGCTCCGCTCAGTCGTTGGTGACAGTCGTCATGGACAACCGAACCTTCAGGAATCGCTCCATCAGCTTGGTGGCGACCTTCGCCGCCGCCGAGCCATGCAACCCCTCTTCGATCAGCACCGCCAGCACGATCTTCGGCTTGTCCGCCGGCGCATAGCCCACAAACCAGGCGTTGTCCTTCTGGCCGCCGACCTGCGCGGTGCCGGTCTTGCCGGCGATGGTGAGCCCCTTGATCTGGGCCCCCGCCGCCGTACCGCGGGACACCACATCCGCGAGCGCATCCTGCAGCCCCTGCAACTGCTCGGGCTTGAGGTTGAGGATCTGCTTGCGCTCCGGGGTCCGCGCCACGATCTGCGGCGTGGCGGCCGCGCCATCGGTAGCGAGGGCCGTGTAGAAGCGGGCCATGCTGAGCGGCGTCTGCGCATCATCGGCCTGGCCGATCGCGAGACTCAGAACGACCGACTTGTTCCATCCGCGCGGCCCGTACTTCTTGTCGAAGTACGCCACACCGTCGGGCCAGGTCGGTTTGCGTTCGTTCGGGAGGTCCACCCCGGTGCTGTCACCAAAGCCCAGCTTCACGCCGCCGGCGAGCAGCTTGGCGAGTCCGATCTTGAGCCCGAGCTGGTAGAAGTACACGTCGCACGACTTGGCGATCGCCTGCGCGAGCGTGATGTCGCCGTGGCCCTTGTGGTCCCAGCATTTGAACTGGCGGCCGTAGTAGTACGAGCCCGTGCAGGGCTGTTCCATCCGCGAGTCCATCGTGACCAGCCCCATCTGGAGCCCCATCGCCGCCGTCGCCAGCTTGAACGTGGACGCCGGCGCATACCGGCCACTCAGCGCGCGGTTCACCATGGGCCGATGCGGATTTTCGCGCAGCGCATTGATGAACGACGCGGACGCGCCGCCGATGTACTCGTTCACGTCGTAGCTGGGCGCGCTATAGAGCGCGAGCACGCCACCGGTCTGCGGGTCGAGCGCCACCACGGCGCCGCGGAGCGAGTCGCCAAAGTAGTCGTGCGCGAAACGCTGCAGATCCAGATCGATGTTCGTGCGGAGCGGTGGGGGCGCTTCCGGCTGCTCCTCGGGGCGCACGCCATTGTCGCGCACCACACGATTCTTGGCATCGACCTCCACGAAGCGACGCCCTTCCCGCCCGCGCAACTGGGCTTCGTACTGCTTCTCGATCCCCTGCTTGCCGACCTGCTGCCCCGCCTTGTAGCCCGCGTAGCGGTCGTTCGCCAACTCGTCTTCCGAGATTTCGCCGGTATACCCAACCAGGGCCGCCATGGCCTCGCCATCGGGATAGTAGCGCTTGGGCGAGCTCTGAATGATGAGCCCGGGGAACTCGATACGCCGTTCCTCGAGGACCGAGACGACCTGGAAGCTCGCATCGTTGAAGATCACCGTGGGGCGCGGCTTCGTGCGCCGAAACCGTCGCACCACCAGATCCTGCTGCGAGGAATCGATCGGAATCACCTTGGACAGCGTGCGCAGGGCGCTGCGCAGCGAGTCCTCAGTCGGGCTCAGAATCGAAACGGTGTACCCCGGCAGATTCTCGGCGATGATCTGGCCGTTGCGATCGTAGATCGTGCCGCGCGCGCCCGGGAGTGGTACCTCGCGCAAACGGTTCGACTCCGACTGCAGCACGTATTCTTCGTTCTGCAGTACCTGCGCGCGGAAGAACGCCCCGGCCAGGGCCACGAAGGCGGCGACCAGCAGCACCCGGGCTACCCGAGCGCGCCGAAGGACGGAATTCGGATGGTAGCTCACGCGTCGAGCACCACGTCAGGTCACCGCGGGGCGATACAGCGGACGGAACAGCGTGAGCAGCAGCAGCGCCACCAGCGCTGTGGCCGCCGCCGACAGCGGAGACCAGAGCAACAGCGTCACCAGCATCGACGCACCGCCTTTGGTGCCGACCAGCAGCGTCATCGCCACGTCGAACAGCCACTTGCCCCCAAAGAGGAACAACGCCGTCAGCGACAGATTGTCGGCGAAGAACACCGCCTTGAGCCAGGACGCGCCGAAGCCCAGCAGCGTGAGCACCAGCGTGGCCGCGCCGAAACTGCCGGGTGCCAACGCATCCAGCGCGATTCCGAGAAGAAAACCGGTGACCGCCGCGAACCCGGAGCGCATCCGCACCGCGGCGAACAGGAGCGCGATCAGCGCGAAGTCCACCGCCACCGGCCCGGTGAACAGCGGGCGCACGGCGAAATGCGCGACGAGGAGCAGCCCGAAGCCGAGCCACGCCCGCACCGCGCTGCCGATTCCCGACGGGGCCGTGGGTTGCCGACGCATCACCGCAGCTCCGGCGCTGGCGGTGGGCCCGGCCGAACCGGGGGTTTGATCGAGTCACGCCGGGGGGCCGCCGGTGCGGAAACCGGCGGCTTCACCACGGGCCGCACACTGTCGGCCTTCACCGGGGGACGGTTCCCCAGCCCACCGCCAATCGTATCGGCCGCGGCGAGGCTGTCCGCCGCCTGCGCGTCGAGCGCGGCGCGTCGGGCCGCGAGTTCGTCGAAGGCCGCCTTGCGGGCGAGCGAATCGCCCGCCTGCGCGACGGCGCGCGCAGCACTGTCGGCCGCAGCGACAGTGGTCCACACGCCGTTCACCCCACGCTGCGCCCGCGCGGGCAGCATGACCAGCACCGGGCCAATCGCCTCCGGCAGCACCGACGGCTTGAGCAGATAGGTGCGCGCCCACTTCTCCGGCGTGGTGATCTCCCCGAGCACGGTCCCGATCGGAATGCCGCGTGGATACGTCGCCCCCAGCCCCGAGCTCACGACCAGGGTGCCGCTGTCGAGTTTGGCCCGGAACGGGACGCCGCGCATCTCCAGCAGCCACCGTTCGGCGCCGCTCCCGAGATGCGGTTGCACGATGCCGAACGCATTCTGGTCCACGCTCATCGCGCTGACGCGAAAGTCGGGGTGCGCCCAGGTGATGGCGTAGCTGGTCGTCGCATCCACACTCTCGACCATCCCCACGAGCCCATCGGCGGTCACCACCGGCTGAAATGGCGCAATGCCGGTCTGCGCGCCCGCTGTCAACGCGATGGTGAACTCATCACCCCCCGGCGCGGGCAACAGCTCGGCGGGCACGAAGCCATCCTGCAGGCGCGCTGCGAGCCCCAGCAGCTTGCGCAGCGTCGCGTTCTCATCGGCAACCGCGCGCACACTGAGCGTGTCGATGGCGCCGCGACCGCGCGCCATGAGCACGGCATTGCGGGACGTGACGGCGGCGCGGACGGTGGCCGCCTGACCTTCCAGTGTCACCAGCGGAGCGAGCACGCGCGTGCGCAACGTGCTCGCGAGCTGTTCGCGCGATCTGCGCGGGGCAATCAGGGCCAGGATTGCGAGGGCGACACACGCGACCACGAGCGCGGTGTCGAGGCGTCCCTCACCACGTGCGCGACGGGCCACCGCCGATCACGTGGTAAGAACGGACCAGTACTTCTCCTCGTCGTCGAGGATCTTGCCGGTGCCGCGCACCACGCACGTGAGCGGATCGTCGTCCACGTGAATCGGCAACCCGGTCTCCTGCGAGAGGAGTACATCGAGCCCGCGAATGAGCGCGCCGCCACCGGTCATCACGATGCCGCGATCGACGATGTCCGACGCGAGTTCCGGCGGCGTGGTTTCGAGCGCGCGACGCACGGCGTCCACGATCTGCTGAATGGGCTCCTGCACCGCTTCGCGAATTTCGCTCGAGTGCACACGCACCGTCTTCGGAATGCCCGAGACGAGGTCGCGCCCCTTCACTTCCATCTCGCGCTCTTCACCCACCGGATACGCCGAGCCGATCTGGATCTTGATCTGCTCCGCCGTCGGCTCACCGATCAGCAGGTTGTAGTTCTTGCGCATGAACTGCACGATGCTGATATCGAGCTCGTCACCACCGGTGCGAATGCTCGTATCGCTCACGATGCCGCTCAGCGCGATGACGGCGATTTCGGTCGTGCCGCCGCCGATGTCGATGACCATGTTGCCCGTCGGCGATTCCACCGGCAGCCCCACGCCGATCGCCGCGGCCATCGGCTCGGTCACCATGAAGACTTCCTTCGCCCCGGCACCGAGCGCCGAGTCGCGCACCGCGCGCTTCTCCACTTCGGTGATGCCGCTCGGCACGCACACGATCACGCGCGGCTTCACCTTGAAGACATGCTTGTCGATGACGAGCGTGAGGAAGTAGCGCAGCATCTTTTCCGTCACGTCGAAGTCGGCGATCACGCCGTCCTTCATCGGCCGCACGGCCATGATGCCATCGGGCGTGCGCCCCAACATGCGCTTCGCCTCGAGCCCCACGCCCTTGATCTTCTTCGTCTCGCGATCGAGCGCGACGACCGAGGGCTCGTTGAGCACGATCCCCTCGCCCTTCACGTAGATCAGCGTGTTGGCGGTGCCAAGGTCAACGGCGATGGCATTCGCCGGGAAGAACGAATTCGACTTGCTGAAGGGCCAGAACATCCGGGGAGATCGGGGCGGCGGAGCCGGTACAGGGGGCGTTCGCCTGAAGAGCGCCGGCGGTGCGTGAAGCGGTAAGGTATCGGCGCACGCCAGAGCGGACAAGCTGTTGTGAAACCGTGACCTAGGCCACTGGAACCACCGCCCGTCCGCTCGTCAAACGGTCCCCGGGTCCGGCTACCGATCGGTGGTGACCGGAACCTCGCGCTGGTACCGCGGATCGTGCCGTGCGAAGTCCTCGATTCCCGCGTGCAGCCCCGTGCGCGGACGCCAGCCGAGCGCCCCGCGCGCCTCGCCGATCAGCGGCTGCGCCGACTGGCGGCGATCGGCAATCGGAAACTCCCCGGTGACCCGCACCGGCACATCGGCCCGCGCCACATGCTCCACGGTCGCGATCAGGTCGCGCGTGCGATACGGCGTCGCCCCGCCGAAGGTCATCAACCGCGTCTCGGCGCTGTACAACAGGCGGACGACGCCATCCACGGCATCCTGCACGTGCACGGGCCAGTGGCAGGCGTCGAGCTCGGTGTCCAGCGCGACCTCCTGCTGCCCGACGGCGGCCTCCATCAACTCGCCCACGAGCGAGAGATCGCCCGTGACGGGCATGCGCGGCCCATAGACCTCGAGCAGGCGCGCCATCCCCGCGTGCAGCCCGTGTTCGGCCACGAACCTGTTCACGATGGACTCCGCGGCCATGATGACCGGCAGATCGTCGCGACGGCGCCCGCAGACCGAGGCCAGTACAAAGCGCGCGGAGTGATCGAGCGCGAACGACAGCGCCGCCTGCAAGCTCACCGGAACGATCGGCGCCAGGCCGCTCGGCAACGGGGCCACGTCGGCCATTTCCGTCTGCATCGGCTCGTGCACGTAGAGCACGGCCTGGAATCGGTCATCACGCGATGACCCTTTCCGGTTGGCGCACCATTGGCTGGTCAGCGCATTCAGCAGGAATCGCGCACCGGTTTCGCCAAGGGCGCCGCGCACGATCTCCCGCGCGTCGAGTTCAAAAACGGCATTGCCGTCTTCGATGAGACGCCGGGCGGCGTGGGACGGTACGAAACTGCCGACGGACAGGACGAGCACCTTCATCGACGATCGCCTCCGAGAGGATGAGCAAGCGGACCCATCCATAAGATACCAGCCTCATCTATTACGCCACAAGAATATTCATGCGGAATTGACAACATAGGCCAGCAACGTGACGCCCCCTCTGGGAAACGAGACGGCCCGGGTGCTCGCGAGAGCACCCGGGCCGCCTGGCCAATCCCCGCGGCCGCCGGTGGGGCGGCCCGGCAGGTCAGTTCACGAACGAGGCCGCGTCGGCCAGCGCCATGCCGAAGGCCTCGGCGACGCCCTTATACGTCACCTGACCGGCCGACATGTTGAGCCCCTTGAGGAGCGCGCCGTTGTCCTTGAGCGCCTGCTTCCAGCCCTTGTTCGCCAGTTGCAGCGCGTACGGCAGCGTGGCATTGGTGAGCGCGAGCGTGGACGTGCGCGGCACGGCGCCCGGCATGTTGGCCACGCCGTAGTGGATGATGCCATCCACGACGTACGTCGGGTTCTCGTGCGTCGTCGGCTTGATGGTTTCCACACAGCCGCCCTGATCGACGGCCACGTCCACGATCACCGCGCCCGGACGCATACGCGCGAGATCCGCGCGACGCACGAGCTTGGGTGCCTTCGCGCCCGGAATCAGCACGCCACCGATCACGAGATCGGCCGTGGTGATCTGCTCGAGAATGTTGTGCCGGTTCGAGTGAATCAGCTGCACGTTCGCCGGCATCACGTCCGAGAGATAGCGCAGACGCTCGAGCGAGAGATCGAGCACCACGACCTTGGCCCCGAGACCCGCCGCCATCTTGGCCGCGTTGACGCCCACGATGCCGCCGCCGAGAATGACCACCTTGGCCGGCGCCACGCCCGGCACGCCGCTCAGCAGCACGCCGCGCCCGCCATAGAGCTTCTCGAGGTACTTCGCGCCTTCCTGCACCGCCATGCGGCCGGCGACTTCCGACATCGGGATGAGCAGCGGCAGATCGCGATTCGGCATCTCGACCGTCTCATAGGCGATGCACGTCGCGCCGCTCTTCAGGTGCGCATGCGTGAGCGCTTCGTCGGCCGCGAAGTGGAAGTAGGTGAAGAGCGTGAGGTCCGGGCGCAGGAACTGCCACTCGGCCTGGATCGGCTCCTTCACCTTCATCAGCAATTCGGCCTTGCCCCACGCGGTCGCCGCGTCGGGCACGATCTGGGCACCAACCGCGACGTAGTCGGCGTCTTCGAACCCGCTGCCAATCCCGGCGCCGGTCTCGATGAACACCTCATGGCCTGCGGACACGAGCGCTTCTGCCCCGGCCGGGACGAGCGCGACGCGATTTTCGTTCGTCTTGATCTCTTTGGGTACGCCGATGCGCATGGTGGGATCTCTGGGGAGGTTGGGCGTCAGCGTACGGCCTTGGGGCCGAGACTGACGAGTATCTGTCGATCGGGATCGAAGAAGTCGCGCGCAATCTCGCGCACCTGCTCCTCGGTAATGGCATCGACGAGCGCCATCAGCTCGTCGATGCCACGGTACGGCTCTCCATACAGGGCGGTCGCCGCCGCCCGGTACATCCGCGACGAGACCCCCTCCATGGACAATACCAGCTGTCCACGAAGTTGGCGCTTCCCGGCGGCCAGCTCCTCGGGGGAGAGACCATGCTGGGATACGTCGCGCAGCACCTCGCGCACCGCGTCGAGGGCTTCCTGGGCCGATTCCGGGGCGCTGGCGAGGTACACGCCGCGGGTGCCGGTGTCGGCGAAGGCACTGCTGAAGGTGTGCACGCTGTAGGCGAGCCCGAGCTCCTCCCGGACACGCTGAAACAGCCGGGAGCTCATCCCCCCGCCAATCAGCATGTCGAGGAGGGCAAAGGCGTAGCGCCGCGGATCGCCGTGCGCGATCCCCTGCCCGCCCAGCACCACATGCGTCTGGGCGATGTCCTTGCGCTTCACATGCTCGGCATGGGCGCCCGCCGCTTCGGCCGGATCGAGCGCGAACGGCGTCATGTCCCCCTTGGGGACCGCCATCCATCCGGCCTTGTCGAGCACATCGAGCAGCTGCTCGTGGTCCACACGTCCGGAGGCGGCGACGACCACGCGCCCTGGGTGATAGGCCCGGGCATGCAGCGCCTGCAGGTGCGGGATGTCGAGCGCCTTCACGGTCTCGCGCGTGCCGAGGATCGCGAAGCCGTGGGGATGATCGCCCCACACCGCACGATTGTGCACGTCGAAGATGATGTCGTCGGGCGTATCCTCGACCATGCTGATCTCTTCGAGGATCACCTTGCGCTCGAGCGCGAGGTCCTCGGGACGCAGCAGCGGCGCGAAGATCAGCTCCCCGATCACGTGCGCGGCTTCGCCGAGATGCTCATCGAGCACGCGCGCCTGATACGAGGTGTGCTCGCGCTCCGTATAGGCGTCGAGGGAGCCACCGAGCGTCTCCAGCGACAGCGCGATCTGCTGCGCCGTGCGCGAGCGCGTCCCCTTGAACACCATGTGCTCAAGAAGATGCGACACGCCCATCTCGCTGGCCTGTTCGTGCAGCGTAGCCGCACGCACCCACGCACCGAAAGCAACCGACCGCGCTCCCGGAACAGCTTCCGAGAGCACGGTCAGTCCATTCGGGAGATCCGTGCGGTGCAACGAGGGCGCGACGGCGCCCGAAGCGTCAGCGCCGATCGCGACCACCGCGTCCACCACGCCCACCGCGATCACCACCGCGGTCGCCACGATCCGAACGCTCGCCGCCTTCTTCACGACGCGGGCGCTCTTCCTGCTCCGGCATGCCTTCCGGCTTCGGGAGCAGCGCCTTCATCGAGAGGCGCAGGCGGCCGCGCTCGTCACGATCGACGAGCTTCACGGTGACGCGATCGCCCTTCTTGCAGACATCTTCCGGCTTCTCGACGCGCTCCCAGCGCATCTCGGAGACGTGCAGCAGCGCTTCGGTGCCGGGCATGATCTCGACGAACGCGCCGAAGGCGGTCACGGTCTTCACCGTGCCTTCGTACGTCTCGCCGACCACCGGCTCGGCCGTGATGGCCATGACCATCTGCTTCGCGCGCTCCATGCTCTCGCCGCCAACGGCGGCGATGGTGACCGTGCCATCGTCATCGACGGTGAGCTCGGCGCCGGTCTCTTCCTGGATGCCGCGAATGTTCTTGCCCTTCGGGCCGATGAGCTCGCCGATCTTGTCGACCGGGATCTGCACCGTGATGATGCGCGGCGCGTACTTCGAGAGGTCGCCACGCGGGGCGGCCAGCGCCTTGTCCATCTCGCCGAGGATATGGAGACGGCCTTCCTTCGCCTGCGCGAGGGCCTCTTCCATGATCTTGAGATCGAGCCCTTCGATCTTGATGTCCATCTGGATGGACGTGATGCCATCCTTCGTCCCGGCGACCTTGAAGTCCATGTCACCGAGGTGGTCTTCGGTGCCGAGGATGTCGGTCAGGATCGCGTACTTCTTGCCTTCCTTGATCAGCCCCATCGCCACACCGGCGACGGCCGCCTTCATCGGCACGCCGGCATCGAACAGCGCGAGCGAGCCGCCGCACACCGAGGCCATCGACGACGAGCCGTTCGATTCGAGCACGTCGGAGACGATGCGGATCGTGTACGGGAAGTCGGCGAAGTCGGGGAGCACGCCCTGCAGCGCGCGCTCGGCGAGGTTGCCGTGGCCAATTTCGCGACGGCTGGTGCCGCGCATCGGGCGCACTTCACCGGTCGAGAACGGCGGGAAGTTGTAGTGGAGCATGAACGACCGCGTGACCTCACCCGCCTCCTTGATGGAGTCGAGGCGCTGCGCGTCCTTCGCGGTGCCGAGCGTCGCGGCGACGAGCGCCTGCGTCTGGCCACGCGTGAAGAGCGCCGAGCCATGCGCGCGCGGCAGCACGGTGCTGTCGATGCTGATGGCGCGCACTTCGTTCGGCTTGCGGCCGTCAACGCGGAGATTCGTGTCGAGCACCTGCGCGCGGAGTTCGTTGTACTCCACGTCGCCGAGCACGCTGTGAATGTCCTTCGCGTTGTCGGGGAACTCCACGACGAGCGCTTCGGCCAGGTCCTTCTTGGCCTTCTCGACCGCTTCGATGCGCGTGTGCTTGTCCTTCTGGTTGAGCGCGGCACGGATCACGCTCGACGCGGCGTCCTTCACGCGCGTCGCGACGGCTTCCGGCGTCTCGGCCTTGGTCCACGCCATCTTGGGCTGCTGCACCTTGGCGAGCAGCTCCTTCTGCATGCCGATGAGCTCGCGAATCCCGTCGTGCGAGAGGCGCAGCGACTCGAGCACGTCCTCTTCGGACACTTCGAGCGCGCCGCCTTCCACCATCACGATGGAGTCCTGCGAACCGGCGACCACGAGCTCCATGTCGGAGAACGCGAGCTGCTGGAACGTCGGGTTGAGCACCCAGTGGCCCTGCACGCGACCGACGCGAACGCCGGCGATGGGGCCGAGGAACGGAATCTTCGACGCGTTCAGGGCGAACGAGGCGGCGACGAGCGCCAGCACGTCGGCATCGTTCTCCTGGTCGGCGGAGATGACGTAGATGAAGACCTGGACTTCGTTCTTGAAGCCTTCCGGGAAGAGCGGGCGGATCGAGCGATCGATGATGCGCGCCGCGAGGATCTCATGATCGTGCGGGCGCCCTTCGCGCTTGATGAAGCCGCCCGGGATCTTGCCCGCGGCGTAGGTCTTTTCCTTGTACTCGACCGTGAGGGGGAAGAACGGGAGGGGGCTCTGGTTCTCGCTCACCGTCACGGCGGCGAGGACCATCGTCTCGCCGAAGGTGACGACGGCGGAGCCGGCGGCCTGCTTGGCCATGCGCCCGGTTTCGATCACCAGGGGGCGGCCCGCGAAGGTCCGCTCGATTTTGTGCATCATCTGCTGTTAAGCCTCATGAGAACGCAAATCGCGCGGGAGGCAAGAGGTGCCCCCGCGCGACGACGTGACGATTGCCCGCTTAGTAGCGGATTCCAAGGTCCTGGATGAGCGTGCGGTACTGCTGCACGTCCGTACGCTTCAGATAGTCGAGCAGCCGGCGGCGCTTGCCGATCATCATGCGGAGGCCGCGGCGACCATGATGGTCCTTCGCGTGCGTACGGAAATGACCCGTCAGGTAGTTGATCCGTTCCGTGAGGATCGCGATCTGCACGCGGGTCGAGCCGGTGTCCCCTTCGTGGGCCCGGTACTTGTCGATCGTGGAAGCCTTGTCGAACGCCATCGTCGTAGTATTCTCAGCCGTCTTCAGCGCGTTGTGCACAGCGGTTGTGCTGAACGGTCATGCGCGCAATTGTAGGTAGCACGGTAACTTATCCCAGCCGAACGACGCTGTAAAGGACCCCCGGCTCCCGGTTCGCCCCGGACCGGCCATCCCTCGCCCCCTATCCGCCGCGCGTGCCCGATCGCTACCTGGGACGAACCATCGGAAAGTACCGGGTCACCCGCCTGCTCGGCGCGGGGGCGTATTCGTGGGTCTATGAGGCCGTCGATCAGGATCTGGAGATCCCGGTCGCCCTGAAAGTCCTCCGGCCGGAGTTCGCCGGACAGGACGCCGCCGAGATCCGCTTCAAGCGCGAAGCCGCCACCGCGGCCCGGCTGCGCCACCCGAACATCGTGACCGTCCGCGACGTCGGCCAGGTGGATGGGGCCGCCTTCGTGGCGATGGACCTCCATCCCCTCACGCTCGGCCGGCGCCTGTCGCTCATGGGGCGGCTCCCGGAAACGGAGGTGGTGCGCCTCGGTCTCGGGATCGCCGCCGCGCTCGCCACGGCGCACGCGAGCGGAGTGATCCATCGCGACATCAAGCCCGACAACATCCTCCTCGATGCCGACGGCGAAGCGGTCGTCGCGGACTTCGGCCTCGCGCGGGCCCTCGCCGGTGCGTCCAGCATCAGTGCCACCAATCAGGTGCTCGGGACCCCGCAGTATTTCAGCCCGGAGCAGGCCCGCGGCCTCGAGCTCGACGGGCGGAGTGATCTCTACGCCCTGGGCGTCACGCTCTTCCGGGCGGCCACGGGTAAGCTGCCGTTCGATGGCGAGGACTGGTACGCCGTCGCCCGTCAGCACATCGAGGTCCCCGCCCCGTCGCCGCGATCGGTTGTCCCCGAGCTCACCCCCGAGTTCGACGCGCTCGTGCTGCGGCTGCTCGCCAAGGAGCCCGGCGATCGGTTCGCCAACGCCGTGCAGGCGGTGGACGCGCTCGCGGCGTTGCCCACGGCGCCGGAGCGCAGTGTGAACCTGCCCCGGCTCGCGTCGCACACCATCGAAGCGTTCCGACTCCCCGGCAAGCGGCGCACGAGCTGGGCCGCGGCGCTGGTGCTCGTGCTGCTCCTCGGCCTCGTCGGTTGGCTGCTCACCCGCGGGGGCGTGGGGCTCCCGGTCATCGGCCAACGGGTGGATAGCGCCATGGCGGATACCGCGGCGCCGCAACCGGTGGCGGTGACGCCGATCGACTCGACGCAAACCATCGATTCCGCCCGTGCGGCGGCGGCGCGCCCGACCCTGCCGGCCGGGAC from Gemmatimonadaceae bacterium encodes the following:
- the rodA gene encoding rod shape-determining protein RodA, whose amino-acid sequence is MANISVLRRQSIDFPLLLIALLLTGFGIAMVFSAGQIDGPSRTIATAWERQLAFFGVALAATWVVTRGSVRLIEWTAWPLYAVSCAMLVLVLFVGTGSGTAASVKGWLAIGGVRIGQPSELAKLATILMLARVLAAQRESITSLIDLWKPLLVVGVPWLLVMKQPDLGTGIVFIGVCFAMLFWAGVRWQLLLMLASPGISLILAFSTGVWGAWFLLLIALVLWYRPYLVEGVVVVVANVITGVVAPLLWDKLKPYQQKRLLVFLDPNIDANGAAYHVRQSKVAIGSGGIFGQGYTLGSQKRLQFLPERHTDFIFSVVGEELGFIGVCVALALFLALLLRSTRVASRASDSFPSLVAFGLVSAWFVHVMVNVGMTLNLMPVTGIPLPFFSYGPSFLLVSWLAVAILLRISAEGRGQPDAIEL
- the mrdA gene encoding penicillin-binding protein 2, whose product is MSYHPNSVLRRARVARVLLVAAFVALAGAFFRAQVLQNEEYVLQSESNRLREVPLPGARGTIYDRNGQIIAENLPGYTVSILSPTEDSLRSALRTLSKVIPIDSSQQDLVVRRFRRTKPRPTVIFNDASFQVVSVLEERRIEFPGLIIQSSPKRYYPDGEAMAALVGYTGEISEDELANDRYAGYKAGQQVGKQGIEKQYEAQLRGREGRRFVEVDAKNRVVRDNGVRPEEQPEAPPPLRTNIDLDLQRFAHDYFGDSLRGAVVALDPQTGGVLALYSAPSYDVNEYIGGASASFINALRENPHRPMVNRALSGRYAPASTFKLATAAMGLQMGLVTMDSRMEQPCTGSYYYGRQFKCWDHKGHGDITLAQAIAKSCDVYFYQLGLKIGLAKLLAGGVKLGFGDSTGVDLPNERKPTWPDGVAYFDKKYGPRGWNKSVVLSLAIGQADDAQTPLSMARFYTALATDGAAATPQIVARTPERKQILNLKPEQLQGLQDALADVVSRGTAAGAQIKGLTIAGKTGTAQVGGQKDNAWFVGYAPADKPKIVLAVLIEEGLHGSAAAKVATKLMERFLKVRLSMTTVTND
- the mreD gene encoding rod shape-determining protein MreD, which produces MRRQPTAPSGIGSAVRAWLGFGLLLVAHFAVRPLFTGPVAVDFALIALLFAAVRMRSGFAAVTGFLLGIALDALAPGSFGAATLVLTLLGFGASWLKAVFFADNLSLTALFLFGGKWLFDVAMTLLVGTKGGASMLVTLLLWSPLSAAATALVALLLLTLFRPLYRPAVT
- a CDS encoding rod shape-determining protein MreC — its product is MARRARGEGRLDTALVVACVALAILALIAPRRSREQLASTLRTRVLAPLVTLEGQAATVRAAVTSRNAVLMARGRGAIDTLSVRAVADENATLRKLLGLAARLQDGFVPAELLPAPGGDEFTIALTAGAQTGIAPFQPVVTADGLVGMVESVDATTSYAITWAHPDFRVSAMSVDQNAFGIVQPHLGSGAERWLLEMRGVPFRAKLDSGTLVVSSGLGATYPRGIPIGTVLGEITTPEKWARTYLLKPSVLPEAIGPVLVMLPARAQRGVNGVWTTVAAADSAARAVAQAGDSLARKAAFDELAARRAALDAQAADSLAAADTIGGGLGNRPPVKADSVRPVVKPPVSAPAAPRRDSIKPPVRPGPPPAPELR
- a CDS encoding rod shape-determining protein encodes the protein MFWPFSKSNSFFPANAIAVDLGTANTLIYVKGEGIVLNEPSVVALDRETKKIKGVGLEAKRMLGRTPDGIMAVRPMKDGVIADFDVTEKMLRYFLTLVIDKHVFKVKPRVIVCVPSGITEVEKRAVRDSALGAGAKEVFMVTEPMAAAIGVGLPVESPTGNMVIDIGGGTTEIAVIALSGIVSDTSIRTGGDELDISIVQFMRKNYNLLIGEPTAEQIKIQIGSAYPVGEEREMEVKGRDLVSGIPKTVRVHSSEIREAVQEPIQQIVDAVRRALETTPPELASDIVDRGIVMTGGGALIRGLDVLLSQETGLPIHVDDDPLTCVVRGTGKILDDEEKYWSVLTT
- a CDS encoding NAD(P)-dependent oxidoreductase, which translates into the protein MKVLVLSVGSFVPSHAARRLIEDGNAVFELDAREIVRGALGETGARFLLNALTSQWCANRKGSSRDDRFQAVLYVHEPMQTEMADVAPLPSGLAPIVPVSLQAALSFALDHSARFVLASVCGRRRDDLPVIMAAESIVNRFVAEHGLHAGMARLLEVYGPRMPVTGDLSLVGELMEAAVGQQEVALDTELDACHWPVHVQDAVDGVVRLLYSAETRLMTFGGATPYRTRDLIATVEHVARADVPVRVTGEFPIADRRQSAQPLIGEARGALGWRPRTGLHAGIEDFARHDPRYQREVPVTTDR
- the ald gene encoding alanine dehydrogenase, which codes for MRIGVPKEIKTNENRVALVPAGAEALVSAGHEVFIETGAGIGSGFEDADYVAVGAQIVPDAATAWGKAELLMKVKEPIQAEWQFLRPDLTLFTYFHFAADEALTHAHLKSGATCIAYETVEMPNRDLPLLIPMSEVAGRMAVQEGAKYLEKLYGGRGVLLSGVPGVAPAKVVILGGGIVGVNAAKMAAGLGAKVVVLDLSLERLRYLSDVMPANVQLIHSNRHNILEQITTADLVIGGVLIPGAKAPKLVRRADLARMRPGAVIVDVAVDQGGCVETIKPTTHENPTYVVDGIIHYGVANMPGAVPRTSTLALTNATLPYALQLANKGWKQALKDNGALLKGLNMSAGQVTYKGVAEAFGMALADAASFVN